In Haloarcula limicola, the genomic stretch CCGGCGTCTACTCGGAATCGGTCGTCGAGAGCGTCCGCGACGAAGCGCCGATGGCGTACAAGGACGCCGAGGAGATCGTCGCGGCGCTGGAGCCGACCGCCGACGTCGTCGATTGGCTCGACGCCGTCCACAACCTGAAGGCCACATCGTGATCCCCGGAACTGACTGTCTTCGGCGGTAACCGCTATATCGGCGGCCGTCGTGGTGCCCGTATGACCATCCTCGTGGCCATCGACGACGACCACGCGTCCGGGGAGGTTCTCGAGACCGCCATCAGACTCGGTCGCGGACTGGACGAAGAGCTGTACGTCGTTCACCTGGTGAGCGACGAGTTCGCCGACGCCGAGGCGAAACAGGTGCGAGACGAGATCCGAGAGCGCCTCGTCGACGAGGCCGTCGTCGGGACGGTCTCGCTCGAACACGTCGGTCGGTCGGGACCGCGTCCGGGGACCCGCGTCGGCCACGAACTGCTCGAAGTGGCCGCCGACGTCGATATCACCCACATCGTC encodes the following:
- a CDS encoding universal stress protein, which encodes MTILVAIDDDHASGEVLETAIRLGRGLDEELYVVHLVSDEFADAEAKQVRDEIRERLVDEAVVGTVSLEHVGRSGPRPGTRVGHELLEVAADVDITHIVMGHESKGLAGRLASGNAAFAVVDAANVPVTIVTDNGE